One Burkholderia sp. WP9 genomic window, CCGAGATGCGCAAGCAGTGGGAACAGTGGAAGCAGTAGAAGCAGACGGGAAACCCGGACGCTGCGCGGCAAGGCGCACGCGGCGTGCGAGAGAAGACAGAAAAGCGTGCGTCATGGACGGGCGAAAAAGCAAAATGTCAGGGCGTGGGGCACGCGGTAATCCGGGTTGCGGCAGGGCGTCGCGTGATACACGGACGAATCGCCGGCCGCGCGACGCAAAGCGCCCATTGTAGTGACATGCCGCGAGGCTGCGGTGGAAAATGCGCCACGCGCCGCACATGCTCGAGGCGGGCGCTAGAATGCGGCATCATTGAACGATTCGGAACGGATAACCATGCGCATCTTGCTAGTCGAAGACGACCGGATGATCGCCGAAGGCGTGCGCAAGGCGCTGCGCGGCGAAGGCTTCGCGGTCGACTGGGTGGAAGACGGGGAAGCAGCGCTCAGCGCGGCGGCCAGCCAGCCTTACGATCTCGTACTGCTCGACCTGGGGCTGCCCAAGCGCGACGGTCTCGACGTGCTGCGCATGCTGCGCGCACGCGGCCATGCGTTGCCGGTGCTGATCGTCACCGCGCGCGACGCCGTGGCGGATCGCGTCAAGGGCCTCGACGCCGGCGCCGACGACTACCTCGTCAAGCCTTTCGATCTCGACGAACTCGGCGCCCGCATGCGCGCGCTGATTCGCCGTCAATCCGGGCGCAGCGATTCGACCATCCGCCTCGGCAATCTGACGCTCGATCCCGCCTCGCATCAGGTCACGCTCGACGGCTCGCCGGTGGCGTTGTCGGCGCGTGAATTCGCGCTGCTCGAGGCGCTGCTCGCGCGTCCCGGCGCCGTGCTCTCGAAGAGCCAGCTCGAAGAAAAAATGTACGGCTGGGGTGAGGAGATCGGCAGCAATACCGTCGAGGTCTACATTCACGCGCTGCGCAAGAAACTCGGTGCGGACCTGATCCGCAACGTACGCGGTCTGGGCTACATGATCGCTAAGGACGCCTGAGCCGATGCGTTCGATCCGCCGTCAATTGCTGGTCTGGCTGCTGGCGCTGGTGCTGCTCGGTGTCGGCATCGCCGGTTGGCTGATCTACCGGCAAGCGCTTGCCGAAGCCAATGAACTCTTCGATTACCAGTTGGAGCAGATCGCCGCGGCGCTGCCGTCGGAACCGTTCTCGCAGGTGCTGGGTTCGCGCGACACCGGCGACGAAGGCATCGTGCTGCAAATCTGGAATCGCAACGGCGTGCTGATGTACTACTCACGTCCGCGTGCGCCGCTCGCGCCGCGCGCCGAGCTCGGCTTTTCGACCGAGCACACGGATCGCGGCGAGTGGCGCGTGTATGGCGCGATCGTCGGCGATAACGTGGTGCAACTGGCGCAGCCGGTGTCCGTGCGTAACCGGCTTGCCGCGAATGTCGCGCTGCGCACGCTGTGGCCGTTGATCGTGCTGCTGCCGTTGCTGGGGCTCGCGGTGTGGGTGATCGTCGGACGCGGACTCAGGCCGCTGCGCCGCGTGACGAGCGCACTCGACGCGCGTCATCCCGAGGCACTCGATCCTTTGCCGGACCAGCGTCTGCCGCTCGAAGTGCAGCCGCTCGTGCGCGCGCTGAACGGGCTGCTCGAACG contains:
- a CDS encoding response regulator, translating into MRILLVEDDRMIAEGVRKALRGEGFAVDWVEDGEAALSAAASQPYDLVLLDLGLPKRDGLDVLRMLRARGHALPVLIVTARDAVADRVKGLDAGADDYLVKPFDLDELGARMRALIRRQSGRSDSTIRLGNLTLDPASHQVTLDGSPVALSAREFALLEALLARPGAVLSKSQLEEKMYGWGEEIGSNTVEVYIHALRKKLGADLIRNVRGLGYMIAKDA